A single genomic interval of Mucilaginibacter boryungensis harbors:
- a CDS encoding head GIN domain-containing protein, with translation MKTLKLSIIGAVLLALTTFSSCMMNCVHGSGVQAEEKRKVNDFTRINVAGGYKITLKQDSSLELNITADDNVLKYLRTTVDGDVLKISTRKNICAKNPIAIVIGVHNLEAIKGAGAIEVLSDGKLKVKDFDFNLSGASKVNLDMDANNVTTKGAGATELTLKGQAASHSVHLTGSGKLYALDFVVGKYDVQTTGASECKINVLTDLDVQTTGAAEISYKGNPAHVNSSKTGAADIKKID, from the coding sequence ATGAAAACACTTAAATTAAGCATAATAGGCGCTGTTTTGCTGGCGTTAACCACATTTAGTTCATGCATGATGAACTGCGTCCATGGTTCAGGCGTACAGGCTGAAGAAAAGCGTAAGGTTAATGACTTCACGAGGATCAACGTAGCCGGCGGTTACAAGATCACTTTAAAACAGGATAGCTCGTTAGAACTAAATATTACGGCAGATGACAATGTGCTAAAATACCTGCGCACTACTGTTGATGGCGATGTATTAAAAATATCTACCAGGAAAAATATCTGTGCTAAAAACCCAATTGCTATTGTTATTGGCGTACACAACCTGGAGGCAATAAAAGGCGCGGGGGCTATAGAGGTTTTGTCGGATGGTAAACTGAAGGTGAAGGACTTTGATTTTAATTTATCGGGGGCCAGTAAAGTTAACCTGGATATGGATGCCAATAACGTAACTACCAAGGGTGCCGGCGCAACCGAACTTACTTTAAAAGGGCAAGCGGCAAGTCACAGCGTGCATTTAACCGGTAGCGGTAAGCTTTATGCGCTTGATTTTGTGGTTGGTAAATACGATGTGCAAACCACCGGCGCCAGCGAATGTAAAATAAACGTGCTGACAGATTTGGATGTACAAACTACCGGCGCGGCCGAAATATCGTACAAAGGGAACCCTGCCCATGTGAACAGCAGCAAAACCGGCGCAGCCGATATAAAGAAAATAGATTAA
- a CDS encoding DUF1761 domain-containing protein, with translation MNPALINWPAVFVAALSAFMVGGLWYSPKVFGTAWMTDTNLTQEEIQKGNKGKIFGMTAVFSLIMSANLAAFLATPTTTTSWGATAGLLAGVWTFCAIAIHSLFEQKNWRLIFINGGYSVVSLVLMGAILGAWR, from the coding sequence ATGAACCCAGCACTTATTAACTGGCCGGCTGTTTTTGTAGCGGCCCTATCGGCATTTATGGTTGGTGGCCTGTGGTATTCGCCTAAGGTATTCGGGACCGCCTGGATGACCGATACTAACCTAACACAGGAAGAAATTCAAAAAGGTAACAAAGGGAAGATATTTGGTATGACGGCGGTATTTTCGCTCATCATGTCGGCTAACCTGGCTGCGTTTTTAGCTACCCCCACTACAACAACTTCATGGGGTGCTACTGCAGGTTTACTTGCGGGAGTATGGACGTTTTGCGCTATCGCTATCCACAGCCTATTTGAACAAAAAAACTGGCGGTTAATATTCATTAACGGCGGTTACAGCGTAGTGTCACTGGTACTTATGGGCGCTATTTTAGGCGCCTGGCGGTAG
- a CDS encoding ABC transporter permease, giving the protein MIKNYIKTALRNLWKGRVFNLMNILGLSVAIATCTLLFLAISFEFSFDNFHEKLPNIYQLYTTANRSSKIEKSTSMPIPLAPALKADYQDIENISRMANGGALVKYGEKQISLNIHYVDEGFLKIFTFPIISGNTNRPLQHLNDIVITEYAAKALFAKGVDPVGKTVELKLNNQAQSFIITGLAKDFPNNSSIAFDILMRFEMNPNYQQALNQWDNQNNLVYIQLNDKVDVQGFEKRLQTFVNKHFTEAINNIKRDGARPDVNGNVYTLNVTPFAHNHFNTDINGLEGAVVSQSSVISLLVIGIFILVIACINFINLSVARSFTRAREIGVRKTLGASKLQLLSQFWVETIMVCLVALVVGLVLASMVLSGFKANLKINISMGMLLHPTLLLTGIGLFVLITIIAGFYPALLMLRYKTVMVLKGSVNTTKPGKVRNTLLVVQFAISTLLIVCTLITWQQTNYMQNKPLGYNKSEVISIPTGNGVDGNQALRLFRNVVNGDPTIVSVTGAYDNLGNGKDGSQRTSINGFNYNGHELRTAIQKVDYDYLKTLDIKLIDGRDFSREYATDSNAVLVNEAMAKQISTKNALGADLPMDDKYKSRVIGIFKNYNFRSLHDDIMPLTLVMDKNYPINYIFVKVKPGNLIQGFDHVSQKWKATFPSVDYKGSWLNENTEKQYQKEKRLSTIFISSAIIAILISCIGLVAISIMIMVQRTKEIGIRKVLGSSVSSIVMLLSGDFIKLVALAAVISFPIGWWVMSDWLKGYAYRITIEWWVFALAGVAAIVIAFITISFQAIKAAIANPVKSLRSE; this is encoded by the coding sequence ATGATAAAAAATTATATAAAAACAGCACTGCGTAACCTATGGAAAGGGCGCGTATTTAACCTGATGAACATTTTGGGTTTATCGGTAGCTATTGCTACCTGTACCTTATTGTTCCTGGCTATTAGCTTTGAATTTTCGTTTGATAATTTCCACGAGAAATTACCCAATATATACCAGCTTTATACCACCGCTAACAGGTCGTCCAAGATAGAAAAAAGCACATCTATGCCGATACCTCTGGCCCCTGCACTAAAGGCAGACTATCAGGATATTGAGAATATATCCCGCATGGCCAATGGCGGCGCTTTAGTAAAATACGGAGAAAAGCAAATCAGTTTGAATATCCATTATGTAGATGAAGGGTTTTTAAAAATATTCACTTTCCCAATTATCAGCGGCAATACCAACCGCCCTTTACAGCACCTGAATGATATTGTAATTACAGAGTATGCCGCCAAAGCTCTTTTTGCTAAAGGTGTTGATCCCGTAGGTAAAACTGTCGAGCTTAAATTGAATAACCAGGCGCAAAGTTTTATAATAACGGGATTAGCAAAAGATTTTCCGAATAATTCAAGCATTGCCTTTGATATATTGATGCGGTTTGAAATGAACCCCAACTACCAACAGGCCCTTAACCAGTGGGATAATCAAAACAACCTGGTGTATATCCAGCTTAACGATAAAGTTGATGTGCAAGGTTTTGAAAAAAGGTTGCAAACATTTGTTAACAAGCATTTTACCGAGGCTATAAATAATATTAAGCGCGATGGTGCCCGGCCCGATGTTAACGGCAATGTATATACACTCAACGTAACCCCGTTTGCCCATAATCACTTTAATACCGATATAAACGGACTTGAAGGCGCTGTTGTAAGCCAATCGTCGGTGATATCGTTATTGGTTATCGGTATTTTTATATTGGTTATAGCCTGTATTAATTTCATAAACCTGTCAGTAGCCCGTTCCTTTACCCGGGCACGCGAAATTGGCGTGCGCAAAACACTTGGGGCCAGCAAACTACAGTTACTAAGCCAGTTTTGGGTAGAAACTATAATGGTTTGCCTGGTTGCTTTAGTAGTTGGGTTAGTACTGGCTTCGATGGTGTTATCAGGGTTCAAAGCAAATTTAAAGATCAATATTAGTATGGGCATGCTTTTGCACCCGACACTGTTACTAACCGGTATTGGCTTGTTTGTGCTGATAACTATAATTGCAGGTTTTTACCCGGCCTTGTTAATGCTGCGTTATAAAACGGTGATGGTGTTAAAAGGGTCGGTTAATACAACTAAACCCGGTAAAGTACGGAATACCTTATTAGTGGTGCAGTTTGCTATATCAACACTGTTGATTGTTTGTACACTAATTACCTGGCAGCAAACTAATTATATGCAAAATAAGCCGCTGGGCTATAACAAATCCGAAGTAATAAGTATACCTACAGGCAACGGGGTTGATGGTAATCAGGCATTGCGGCTGTTCAGGAACGTAGTAAATGGCGACCCAACCATTGTATCGGTAACGGGGGCTTATGATAACCTGGGCAACGGCAAGGACGGATCGCAACGCACATCAATTAACGGGTTTAATTATAACGGGCACGAACTGCGTACCGCCATACAAAAAGTAGATTACGATTACCTGAAAACATTGGATATTAAGTTGATCGATGGCCGTGATTTTTCGCGGGAATACGCTACAGATAGTAACGCCGTGTTGGTTAACGAGGCCATGGCCAAACAAATATCCACTAAAAATGCCCTCGGCGCCGACCTGCCTATGGATGATAAATATAAATCGCGGGTTATCGGGATATTTAAAAACTATAACTTCCGTTCGCTGCACGATGATATTATGCCCTTAACCCTGGTAATGGATAAGAACTATCCGATTAACTACATATTTGTTAAGGTAAAACCAGGCAATTTAATCCAGGGGTTCGATCATGTTAGCCAGAAATGGAAGGCCACTTTTCCATCTGTTGATTATAAAGGCAGCTGGCTGAACGAGAATACTGAAAAACAATATCAAAAGGAGAAACGCCTGTCAACCATATTTATCAGCAGCGCTATAATTGCTATCCTTATTTCGTGTATTGGCCTGGTGGCTATTTCTATCATGATTATGGTACAGCGCACAAAAGAGATAGGTATCCGTAAGGTATTGGGGTCCAGCGTAAGTAGCATAGTTATGCTACTATCCGGCGATTTTATTAAGCTGGTAGCCCTGGCGGCCGTAATTTCCTTCCCGATAGGGTGGTGGGTAATGAGCGACTGGCTAAAAGGCTACGCTTATCGTATCACTATTGAATGGTGGGTGTTTGCCTTAGCAGGTGTAGCGGCTATTGTAATAGCGTTTATAACCATCAGCTTCCAGGCAATAAAAGCGGCGATAGCCAACCCGGTTAAAAGTTTACGAAGCGAGTAG
- a CDS encoding ABC transporter ATP-binding protein, giving the protein MLSLQHISKYYQAGGNKNFVLNDISLEIEEGEFVSIMGPSGSGKSTLLNIIGMLDEPSEGYHYFMGQAVHQLKEKQRSALYKQYIGFVFQAYHLIDELTVYENIETPLIYQDIKSAERKALVADMLDRFQIVGKKDLFPAQLSGGQQQLVGIARALIAQPRLILADEPTGNLNSKQGEEIMEIFRKLNKEDGVTIIQVTHSEKNAAYGSRIIELLDGKIASSTKF; this is encoded by the coding sequence ATGTTATCACTGCAACATATTTCAAAATACTACCAGGCCGGGGGAAATAAAAACTTTGTTTTAAACGATATCAGCTTAGAAATAGAAGAGGGCGAATTTGTATCTATCATGGGGCCCTCGGGTTCAGGTAAATCAACCCTGTTAAATATCATTGGTATGCTTGACGAACCCTCAGAAGGCTACCATTATTTTATGGGCCAGGCGGTACACCAACTAAAGGAAAAGCAACGTTCGGCGCTATACAAGCAATATATCGGCTTTGTATTCCAGGCTTATCATTTAATTGATGAACTAACCGTTTACGAAAATATTGAAACCCCGCTTATCTATCAGGATATAAAAAGCGCTGAACGCAAAGCGCTGGTAGCCGATATGCTCGACCGTTTCCAGATAGTAGGTAAGAAAGATCTTTTTCCGGCGCAATTATCCGGAGGCCAGCAGCAACTGGTGGGCATTGCACGTGCTTTAATAGCCCAGCCGCGCTTAATACTGGCCGATGAACCAACCGGTAACCTGAATTCGAAACAGGGCGAAGAGATTATGGAGATATTCCGCAAGCTGAACAAGGAAGACGGTGTAACCATTATCCAGGTAACCCACTCTGAAAAGAACGCGGCATATGGCTCAAGGATCATCGAACTGCTTGACGGAAAAATTGCCTCATCTACAAAATTTTAA
- a CDS encoding TolC family protein, with protein MRYFKYILILTCLWSTAFAQQADSVLTLQQCIDIAIKNNLTVHKSELQMETDRIYWKQARENMLPTLNGNIDHTINNGRSQNADLTYVNSQITNANYNLSSNLVLFNGLSLVNSIKQTSLAYQAGKMDYQQAKNDISLNVITTYLQVLDNEDQFAQAKTQLEVSNKQLERNEILNKEGNIAPQTLYDLRGTAANDKLNIINTRNAIYAAKLNLLQIMNVPFNKEVKLARLNATELPGLYAQTSAQVYSNAINDLALVKAAELRVQSAEKGVRVASGNLYPTLSFNGGVNTQYSSGSRGSYSDQFRGNYSNGLGIGLSIPILNAFRSRNRVSLAKIVLQDAKYTNDATKIQLKQNVEQAYVNMTSAYERYQVLGDQVAAYAESFRIAEVRFNEGDLNSVDYLVAKGNLDRAKTGLINARYDYFIRTKILDYYQGKLAL; from the coding sequence ATGCGCTATTTTAAATATATACTGATACTTACCTGTTTGTGGTCAACTGCATTTGCGCAACAGGCCGATTCTGTGCTTACACTACAGCAATGCATTGATATTGCCATTAAGAATAATTTAACGGTGCACAAAAGCGAACTGCAAATGGAAACCGACCGCATATACTGGAAACAAGCCCGCGAAAACATGTTGCCTACGCTTAATGGTAATATTGACCATACCATAAATAACGGCCGCAGCCAAAATGCCGATTTAACTTATGTAAACAGCCAAATAACTAACGCTAATTATAACCTGAGCAGCAACCTGGTTTTATTTAACGGCTTATCGTTAGTAAACAGCATTAAACAAACATCATTAGCTTACCAGGCAGGTAAAATGGATTATCAGCAAGCCAAAAATGATATTAGTTTAAATGTGATTACTACTTACCTACAGGTGCTGGATAACGAGGATCAGTTTGCGCAAGCTAAAACCCAGCTTGAGGTATCAAATAAACAGTTAGAACGTAACGAGATATTGAACAAGGAAGGCAACATTGCCCCCCAAACTTTATATGACCTGCGTGGTACCGCGGCTAACGATAAGCTGAACATAATTAACACCCGCAACGCCATTTATGCCGCCAAACTAAACTTATTGCAGATAATGAACGTGCCCTTTAATAAAGAGGTAAAGCTGGCACGCTTAAATGCCACTGAATTGCCGGGTTTATATGCACAAACGTCGGCACAGGTATATAGTAATGCTATAAATGACCTGGCATTGGTAAAGGCTGCCGAATTGCGTGTGCAAAGCGCCGAAAAAGGGGTGAGGGTTGCTTCGGGTAACTTATATCCAACGCTATCATTTAACGGAGGGGTGAATACCCAATATTCCAGCGGTTCCCGCGGGTCGTATAGCGATCAGTTCAGGGGCAATTATAGCAATGGTTTAGGCATAGGTTTAAGTATCCCTATTTTGAATGCTTTCCGAAGCCGCAACCGGGTTTCCCTGGCCAAAATAGTGTTACAGGATGCTAAGTATACTAACGATGCCACCAAAATACAACTGAAGCAAAATGTTGAACAGGCCTATGTGAATATGACATCGGCTTACGAGCGTTACCAGGTACTTGGCGACCAGGTGGCGGCCTATGCCGAATCATTCCGTATTGCCGAGGTAAGGTTTAATGAAGGCGATCTGAATTCGGTGGATTATCTTGTAGCCAAAGGCAACCTGGACCGGGCTAAGACTGGCTTAATAAATGCCCGGTACGACTACTTCATCCGCACCAAAATATTAGATTACTACCAGGGGAAACTGGCGCTGTAA
- a CDS encoding porin family protein produces the protein MKKCISFLTVCLLMAKLTTAQIIPSFEFGVKGGMNLSRFSHTATFATENRAGYLGGIYARAGGLGFNFQPELYITSKSVTVNSGSTQNKATFTSIDLPLLLGTKIGAFGVGGRFYTGPLVSFAINKDQNVGDALGNALHLNYKDQNLAWTFGAGLDLKKVSIDFRYEYGLTKQPYNNGNDETRINLFNLTLGYRLFSL, from the coding sequence ATGAAAAAGTGTATTTCATTTTTAACCGTTTGCCTGTTAATGGCAAAATTAACTACGGCACAAATTATCCCATCGTTTGAATTTGGCGTTAAAGGCGGCATGAACCTGTCGCGATTTTCGCATACAGCAACCTTTGCTACCGAAAACAGGGCAGGGTACCTTGGCGGGATTTATGCAAGGGCAGGGGGCTTGGGCTTCAATTTTCAACCCGAATTGTATATTACCAGCAAAAGCGTAACTGTAAACAGTGGCAGCACACAAAATAAGGCCACCTTCACCAGTATCGATCTGCCGCTGTTATTAGGCACTAAAATAGGCGCATTTGGCGTAGGCGGCAGGTTTTATACCGGGCCGTTAGTATCGTTTGCTATTAATAAAGATCAGAACGTAGGCGATGCGCTGGGGAATGCCCTGCATTTGAACTACAAAGACCAGAACCTGGCCTGGACATTCGGCGCTGGTTTAGACCTGAAAAAAGTTTCTATTGATTTCCGTTATGAATATGGTTTAACCAAGCAGCCTTATAACAACGGCAACGATGAAACCAGGATAAACCTGTTCAACTTAACCTTAGGGTATCGCTTATTTTCGTTGTAA
- a CDS encoding DUF3667 domain-containing protein — MKKHYRHENDCLNCGTELQGKFCHNCGQENLQIKESFGHMVNHAVSDYFHFDQQFFHTLKPLLLKPGKLTLEYMAGRRAQYLHPVKMYIFISLVYFLLIFKTNHEVVRVNDGKHVSKKEVAEKVKKELDKNGALSADQKKNIEKTVKNALPAEGVKISNDGSPVKITDSGDDKTDSTFAQYTASQNKLPVDERDGFWERFYNKSNYAYKEKYGAHAKEMFMEDVKHNAPKMMFVLLPLFALILKFTFWRNKKYYVEHMIYAIHLHCFFFLFSAIILIIQMILPESWSVVSNWLTAILCIYTLYYIYRSLRVVYNRRRWVTIRKMISMSFMYWIMVCICLVGLVTLVAAQAG; from the coding sequence ATGAAGAAACATTATCGCCATGAAAACGACTGCCTGAATTGCGGTACCGAGCTGCAGGGAAAGTTTTGCCATAACTGCGGCCAGGAAAACTTGCAGATAAAAGAAAGTTTTGGGCATATGGTGAATCATGCGGTGAGCGATTACTTCCACTTCGACCAGCAATTTTTTCATACCCTGAAACCATTGCTGCTTAAGCCCGGCAAACTAACCCTCGAGTATATGGCTGGCCGCAGGGCACAATACCTGCACCCGGTTAAAATGTACATTTTTATTAGTTTGGTTTATTTTCTATTGATATTTAAAACCAATCACGAGGTTGTACGGGTAAACGATGGCAAACATGTTTCGAAAAAAGAAGTAGCTGAAAAAGTAAAAAAGGAATTGGATAAAAACGGTGCCCTGTCTGCCGATCAGAAAAAAAACATAGAAAAAACCGTTAAAAATGCTTTGCCGGCCGAAGGTGTTAAAATAAGTAATGATGGCAGCCCGGTAAAAATAACGGATAGCGGCGACGATAAAACTGACAGCACATTTGCCCAATATACGGCCAGCCAAAACAAACTACCGGTTGATGAGCGCGATGGATTTTGGGAACGTTTTTATAACAAATCAAATTACGCATATAAAGAAAAATACGGCGCGCATGCTAAAGAAATGTTTATGGAAGATGTGAAACACAACGCGCCTAAAATGATGTTTGTGCTGCTTCCCTTATTTGCATTAATATTAAAATTTACATTTTGGCGGAATAAAAAATATTACGTAGAACATATGATCTACGCAATTCACCTTCACTGCTTCTTCTTCCTTTTCTCAGCCATCATATTAATTATCCAAATGATACTGCCTGAAAGCTGGAGTGTTGTTAGCAACTGGTTGACGGCGATTCTTTGCATTTACACATTGTATTACATTTACCGGTCGTTACGGGTAGTGTATAACCGTCGTCGCTGGGTTACTATCAGGAAAATGATCAGTATGTCATTTATGTACTGGATCATGGTATGTATTTGCCTGGTTGGCCTTGTTACCCTTGTTGCGGCCCAAGCCGGTTAA
- a CDS encoding nucleoside permease — translation MNIKFRLILMNFMQFFIWGAWLLTIGAYWFQNKGWSGAQFGAIFSTMGISAIFMPALTGIISDKFINAEKLYGIMHILGSLVLFSIPMVTNPTTFFWIILLNMIFYMPTLSLSITVAYSALKSRGEDVVKVYPPIRIWGTIGFIAALWTVSITHNETSANQFYIASAVAMALGIYSFTLPKCPPLMNKVSNKSFVDALGLKAFTLFKTPKFAIFFAFSMLLGAALQLTNAYGDTYIHDFDKIAAYKDTITVKYPAIIMSISQVSETLFILAIPFFLRKFGIKYVMLFSMLAWVLRFGLFAFGNPADGLWMIVLSCIVYGMAFDFFNISGSLFVETQTTPEIRGSAQGLFMMMVNGFGAFFGSMISGWVIQHFFTHGDEKDWHNIWLSFAAYALVIAVIFPFVFRYKHNKALVEAINHV, via the coding sequence ATGAATATTAAGTTTCGCTTAATACTGATGAATTTTATGCAATTTTTTATTTGGGGGGCCTGGCTGCTCACCATTGGCGCCTATTGGTTTCAAAATAAAGGATGGTCGGGCGCGCAGTTTGGCGCTATTTTTTCTACCATGGGTATCTCGGCTATATTTATGCCGGCGCTTACAGGTATTATCTCAGATAAATTTATCAATGCCGAAAAACTTTACGGCATTATGCACATACTCGGTTCGCTGGTGTTGTTTTCCATCCCAATGGTGACTAACCCAACCACTTTCTTTTGGATCATATTGCTTAATATGATCTTTTATATGCCAACCTTATCCTTGTCAATTACCGTGGCTTATTCCGCATTGAAAAGTCGCGGTGAAGATGTGGTAAAAGTTTATCCACCGATAAGAATATGGGGCACTATAGGTTTTATAGCTGCATTGTGGACAGTTAGCATTACCCATAATGAAACATCGGCTAATCAATTCTATATTGCATCGGCAGTGGCTATGGCATTAGGTATCTATTCGTTCACGCTGCCTAAATGCCCGCCGCTGATGAACAAGGTCAGTAATAAATCTTTTGTTGATGCTTTGGGGTTGAAGGCTTTTACATTATTCAAAACGCCCAAATTCGCTATATTTTTCGCCTTTTCCATGCTTTTAGGCGCGGCACTGCAGTTAACAAATGCTTATGGCGATACCTATATCCACGATTTTGATAAGATAGCCGCTTATAAAGATACCATCACGGTGAAATACCCGGCTATCATTATGTCTATCTCACAGGTATCAGAAACGCTGTTTATATTGGCTATCCCCTTCTTTCTGCGCAAGTTTGGTATCAAGTATGTCATGCTGTTCAGTATGCTGGCCTGGGTGTTGCGTTTTGGCTTATTTGCCTTTGGTAACCCGGCAGATGGCCTGTGGATGATCGTGTTATCGTGTATTGTTTACGGCATGGCGTTCGATTTTTTCAATATCTCCGGCTCCCTGTTTGTTGAAACCCAAACCACTCCCGAAATACGTGGCAGCGCGCAGGGTTTGTTTATGATGATGGTCAACGGCTTTGGCGCATTCTTCGGCAGTATGATCAGTGGCTGGGTTATCCAGCATTTCTTTACTCACGGCGATGAGAAAGACTGGCACAACATATGGTTAAGCTTTGCCGCCTATGCTTTGGTTATTGCAGTTATATTTCCGTTTGTGTTTAGATACAAACATAATAAAGCACTTGTTGAGGCTATTAATCACGTATAA
- a CDS encoding porin family protein: MKKISAIVFGVLCLSTAAFSQTTGTTQFGIQVGYNGATVTSGEANAAFKAGFNAGVAVEHYFSEHWSFKGKVLYDQKGWVDGFYTINGNTFATTFTTYHYNLNYVTIPLLANWHFGRTKNWYLNFGPYIGFLTSAELKDSNTDIKGYFNSTDGGLDVGIGVKFPIGAQTRFFIEYNAEAGVVNINNGPSTSRNTTGAFNIGLTF; the protein is encoded by the coding sequence ATGAAAAAAATCTCTGCAATCGTATTTGGCGTGCTATGCCTTAGCACAGCCGCGTTTTCACAAACTACGGGTACTACACAATTTGGGATTCAAGTGGGTTACAACGGTGCAACTGTAACGTCGGGCGAGGCAAACGCTGCTTTTAAAGCAGGTTTCAACGCAGGTGTGGCAGTTGAACATTATTTCTCAGAACACTGGAGCTTTAAAGGCAAAGTACTTTACGACCAAAAAGGCTGGGTTGATGGTTTTTATACCATTAATGGCAATACCTTTGCAACCACCTTTACTACATATCATTACAATTTAAATTATGTAACCATTCCACTGTTAGCTAACTGGCACTTTGGCCGCACTAAAAATTGGTATTTGAACTTTGGGCCATACATAGGATTTTTAACAAGTGCCGAACTTAAAGATAGTAACACTGATATTAAAGGCTATTTCAATTCAACCGATGGCGGGCTTGATGTTGGTATTGGTGTAAAATTCCCGATTGGTGCACAAACCAGGTTTTTTATTGAATACAACGCGGAAGCTGGTGTTGTAAATATTAACAACGGCCCGTCAACTTCCAGAAACACTACGGGGGCTTTTAATATAGGCCTCACCTTTTAA
- a CDS encoding bifunctional nuclease family protein gives MKKIKLDIVGLSYSQTQSGAYALVLGEVSGRRRLPIIIGSFEAQAIAIEIEKMTPSRPLTHDLFKSFAQAYNIQIQEIIIYNLVDGIFYAKLICSDGKKTVEIDARTSDAIAMAVRFDCPIHTYEFILSTAGIVIEGNDFVYLENLNDQQLEEKNPSAPASNYKSVSVDELKTMLQEALAEEAYEKAAKIRDELNKRKAS, from the coding sequence ATGAAAAAAATAAAGCTGGATATTGTGGGGCTGTCATACAGTCAAACGCAATCCGGCGCTTATGCTTTGGTTTTGGGCGAAGTAAGTGGCCGCAGGCGGCTGCCAATTATTATCGGCAGTTTTGAGGCACAGGCCATTGCTATTGAAATAGAGAAAATGACGCCAAGTCGCCCGCTTACGCACGACCTTTTTAAAAGCTTTGCCCAGGCCTATAATATCCAGATACAGGAGATCATTATCTATAACTTGGTTGACGGTATTTTTTATGCCAAACTGATCTGTTCGGACGGTAAGAAAACGGTTGAAATTGATGCACGTACCTCGGATGCTATAGCTATGGCCGTGCGCTTTGACTGCCCTATCCATACTTACGAGTTTATCTTATCCACCGCCGGCATCGTAATTGAAGGCAACGATTTTGTGTACCTTGAAAACCTTAACGATCAGCAACTTGAAGAGAAAAACCCCTCAGCGCCAGCCAGCAATTATAAATCGGTAAGCGTGGACGAGCTTAAGACCATGCTGCAGGAAGCGCTTGCCGAGGAAGCTTATGAGAAGGCGGCTAAGATCCGCGACGAGTTGAATAAGCGTAAGGCCTCCTGA
- a CDS encoding electron transfer flavoprotein subunit alpha/FixB family protein, with protein MPVLVYTENAGGKFKKSIFEVVSYARAIADAQNTSLTAISIGDVSADELATLGKYGADKVLNVSNAKLKSFINQAYASVVAEAAKSEDADIVVLSNSFSGRGLAPRIGVKLDAGVADGAVSLPELSGGKFSIKKTAFSGKAFATVELTSAKKVIALTPNSYKVVDKGTSAKVEDFTVDVKESDFKAMVKEIVQSTDKVSLPDAEIVVSGGRGLKGPENWGMVEELANLLGGATACSKPVSDAGWRPHSEHVGQTGIAVSPNLYIAIGISGAIQHLAGISRSKVIVVINKDPEAPFFKVADYGIVGDAFEVVPKLIEAVKAYKATA; from the coding sequence ATGCCAGTTTTAGTATATACAGAAAATGCCGGGGGCAAATTCAAAAAATCGATATTCGAAGTAGTTTCGTATGCACGTGCCATTGCCGATGCGCAAAACACATCGTTAACAGCCATATCTATTGGTGATGTTAGCGCCGATGAATTAGCCACCCTTGGTAAATACGGCGCCGATAAAGTATTGAACGTAAGCAATGCCAAGCTAAAAAGCTTTATTAACCAGGCGTATGCCTCGGTTGTGGCTGAAGCAGCAAAAAGTGAAGACGCTGATATTGTAGTATTATCCAACTCGTTTTCAGGCCGCGGCTTAGCCCCGCGTATTGGCGTTAAGCTGGATGCCGGTGTTGCTGATGGCGCTGTTTCGTTACCTGAGTTATCGGGTGGTAAGTTCAGCATCAAGAAAACAGCTTTCTCCGGGAAGGCCTTTGCAACAGTTGAATTAACATCGGCCAAAAAAGTTATTGCGCTAACACCAAACTCGTATAAAGTTGTTGATAAAGGTACATCAGCTAAGGTTGAAGATTTTACGGTTGATGTAAAAGAGTCGGATTTTAAAGCGATGGTGAAAGAGATTGTGCAATCGACAGATAAAGTGTCGCTGCCAGATGCGGAGATCGTAGTATCGGGCGGGCGCGGCCTAAAAGGCCCTGAGAACTGGGGCATGGTTGAAGAACTGGCTAATTTATTAGGTGGTGCTACTGCCTGCTCAAAACCAGTTTCGGATGCGGGTTGGAGACCACATAGCGAACACGTTGGACAGACCGGTATAGCTGTGAGTCCAAATTTGTATATTGCCATAGGGATTTCGGGCGCTATACAGCATCTGGCAGGTATCAGCCGTTCTAAAGTTATTGTAGTAATAAACAAAGACCCTGAAGCACCATTTTTTAAGGTTGCCGATTACGGTATAGTTGGCGACGCGTTTGAAGTGGTGCCTAAATTAATTGAAGCAGTAAAAGCATATAAAGCGACAGCATAA